In one Arenibacter antarcticus genomic region, the following are encoded:
- the rpsT gene encoding 30S ribosomal protein S20 gives MANHKSALKRIRRDEAVRLRNRYQHKTTRNAIKKLRSEEDKKAAETLLPSVVSMIDRLAKRNIIHTNKASNLKSKLSQKVAAL, from the coding sequence ATGGCAAATCATAAGTCAGCATTAAAGAGGATTAGAAGAGACGAAGCAGTGCGTTTACGTAACAGGTATCAGCATAAAACTACCCGTAATGCAATTAAAAAATTGCGTAGCGAGGAAGACAAGAAAGCTGCTGAGACTTTATTGCCAAGTGTAGTAAGTATGATCGATAGATTAGCGAAACGCAATATCATTCATACCAACAAGGCTTCAAACCTAAAGAGCAAACTTTCCCAGAAGGTAGCTGCACTTTAA
- the proS gene encoding proline--tRNA ligase, which translates to MGKNLTKRAEDYSKWYNELVVKADLAENSGVRGCMVIKPYGYAIWEKIQAQLDKMFKETGHENAYFPLFIPKSYLSKEASHVEGFAKECAVVTHYRLKNAEDGSGIIVDPDAKLEEELIVRPTSETIIWDTYRRWIQSYRDLPLLINQWANVVRWEMRTRLFLRTTEFLWQEGHTAHATESEAIIEAKQMMDVYAEFAEEYMAVPVIKGTKTASERFAGALETYCIEALMQDGKALQAGTSHFLGQNFAKAFDVKFANKEGKQEYVWATSWGVSTRLMGALIMTHSDDNGLVLPPKLAPIQVVIVPIYKGEDQLDAISERVAPLVKELRSKGISVKYDNRDTHKPGFKFNEYELKGVPVRLAIGQRDMDNGTYEVARRDTFEKETVSADAVVAKIEFLMEDIQENVYKKALAYRESHITEVESYKEFKEVLEAKGGFISAHWDGSAETEELVKEETKATIRCIPIASENEDGVCMVTGKPSTKRVLFAKAY; encoded by the coding sequence ATGGGTAAAAATTTAACGAAAAGAGCAGAGGACTATTCTAAATGGTATAACGAGCTGGTGGTAAAGGCAGATTTAGCTGAGAATTCGGGAGTTAGGGGATGTATGGTCATTAAACCTTATGGCTATGCCATTTGGGAGAAGATACAGGCACAATTAGATAAGATGTTTAAGGAAACCGGGCATGAAAATGCGTATTTTCCCTTGTTTATCCCTAAATCCTATTTAAGTAAAGAAGCAAGTCACGTTGAGGGCTTTGCCAAGGAATGTGCCGTGGTTACTCATTATAGATTAAAAAATGCTGAAGATGGCAGTGGAATTATTGTTGATCCCGATGCCAAATTGGAAGAGGAATTAATTGTGAGACCTACCTCCGAAACAATTATATGGGATACCTATAGAAGGTGGATCCAGTCTTATCGCGATTTGCCGCTTTTAATCAATCAATGGGCCAATGTGGTGCGTTGGGAAATGAGAACGCGACTTTTTCTTAGAACGACAGAATTTTTATGGCAAGAAGGCCATACCGCACATGCAACGGAAAGTGAAGCCATAATCGAAGCGAAGCAGATGATGGATGTCTATGCTGAATTTGCAGAAGAATATATGGCAGTTCCCGTGATAAAAGGGACCAAAACTGCCAGTGAACGATTTGCTGGTGCCTTGGAGACCTATTGTATAGAAGCTTTAATGCAGGACGGAAAAGCTTTGCAAGCAGGAACCTCACACTTTTTAGGGCAAAATTTCGCGAAGGCCTTTGATGTGAAGTTTGCGAACAAGGAAGGGAAACAAGAATATGTGTGGGCTACCTCATGGGGGGTTTCTACTCGCTTAATGGGAGCCTTAATCATGACTCATAGCGATGATAATGGTCTGGTATTGCCTCCGAAATTGGCACCCATCCAGGTGGTTATTGTTCCTATCTATAAAGGAGAGGACCAATTGGATGCAATCTCTGAAAGAGTGGCTCCGTTGGTAAAAGAATTGCGTTCCAAGGGAATTTCGGTTAAATACGATAATAGGGATACGCATAAACCTGGGTTTAAATTTAACGAGTATGAGTTAAAAGGGGTGCCTGTGCGTTTGGCTATTGGTCAACGCGATATGGATAACGGTACTTATGAGGTGGCAAGAAGGGATACCTTTGAAAAAGAAACCGTTTCTGCCGATGCAGTTGTTGCTAAAATTGAGTTTCTAATGGAAGATATCCAGGAGAATGTCTATAAAAAAGCATTGGCGTATAGGGAATCCCATATTACTGAAGTGGAGTCTTATAAAGAGTTTAAAGAGGTCTTAGAGGCTAAAGGTGGGTTTATCTCTGCCCATTGGGACGGAAGTGCAGAAACAGAAGAGCTTGTTAAAGAGGAGACTAAAGCAACTATCCGTTGCATTCCAATTGCAAGTGAAAATGAGGATGGAGTATGTATGGTTACGGGAAAACCCTCAACAAAAAGGGTGCTTTTTGCAAAGGCATATTAA
- a CDS encoding OmpP1/FadL family transporter: protein MKRYHTFILFLACAFVSAQNINDVLRYSNESLQGTARFQGMSGAFGALGGDLSSLNVNPAGSAVFNNGLFSVTASNYHQKNDASYFSTNSTTSLNSFDLNQVGGVFVFKSNDSNWKKISLAFNYDLAKNFDDEVFVTGNSDQGVDNFFLDYAGGLPFGDILLQDGEFIEDAYLDIGSSFGYMDQQAFLGYYGGVIDPMDESNNNNTQYISNAKYSTVNQRFLQNTTGYNSKFTANVASQYGDNIYLGASLNVHNILYEKLTQLTERGFDSDSEIQNISFDNLLRTQGAGFSFSLGAIAKLNDYVRVGGSYQSPTWYRLSDETSQKINSDLADEDISFINFNIINIFEDYTIQTPAKLTGSLALVLGKQGLISVDYGYQDMSNAKLKPSTDPSFATENAFIADQLGAVSSLRLGGEYRLAALSLRAGYRFEQSPYANGNTIGDLNGYSGGLGYNFGGSRLDLSYSYASQDTRKSLYETGFPTPANITNKNSVISLGYTLNF from the coding sequence ATGAAGAGATACCATACTTTCATTCTATTCTTGGCATGCGCATTCGTAAGCGCTCAGAACATAAACGATGTATTGCGATATAGCAACGAATCCCTTCAGGGTACAGCTCGATTTCAAGGTATGAGTGGTGCTTTTGGCGCACTTGGAGGCGATCTTTCCTCACTAAACGTCAATCCGGCCGGATCTGCAGTATTCAACAATGGACTGTTCTCCGTTACCGCATCCAATTATCACCAAAAGAACGATGCTTCCTATTTTTCAACAAACAGTACTACTTCGCTAAATTCCTTTGATCTAAATCAAGTTGGTGGAGTTTTCGTTTTTAAAAGCAACGATTCTAACTGGAAAAAGATTTCCTTGGCCTTTAATTACGATTTGGCCAAAAATTTTGATGACGAAGTTTTTGTAACTGGAAATAGTGACCAAGGAGTAGACAATTTCTTTTTAGATTATGCCGGTGGTCTCCCCTTTGGAGACATACTCCTACAGGACGGCGAGTTTATTGAGGACGCTTATCTGGACATAGGCTCTAGCTTTGGATATATGGACCAACAGGCATTTTTGGGTTATTATGGGGGCGTCATAGACCCCATGGACGAATCTAACAATAACAACACCCAATATATTTCCAATGCCAAGTACAGCACCGTTAACCAGCGCTTTTTGCAGAACACCACAGGGTACAATAGCAAATTCACTGCCAATGTAGCCTCTCAATATGGTGATAACATTTATCTGGGTGCTTCACTGAACGTTCACAACATTTTATATGAAAAACTAACTCAGCTTACTGAGCGTGGTTTCGATTCCGATTCGGAAATCCAGAACATTTCTTTTGACAATTTACTCAGGACCCAAGGAGCTGGATTCTCCTTTAGCCTTGGAGCCATAGCCAAATTAAATGACTATGTTAGGGTTGGGGGTAGCTATCAATCCCCTACTTGGTACCGACTATCTGACGAAACCTCACAAAAAATAAATTCGGATTTAGCGGACGAGGACATCTCCTTTATCAATTTTAACATCATAAATATATTTGAGGATTACACTATCCAAACCCCCGCTAAATTAACGGGTAGTTTAGCCTTAGTTCTAGGAAAACAAGGACTTATTAGTGTTGACTATGGCTACCAGGACATGTCAAATGCAAAGTTAAAACCTTCCACAGATCCCAGCTTCGCAACGGAAAACGCTTTTATTGCCGATCAATTAGGTGCAGTCTCCTCACTTAGGTTGGGTGGCGAATACCGATTAGCCGCCTTAAGCCTAAGAGCCGGGTACCGATTTGAACAAAGTCCGTACGCCAACGGGAATACCATAGGAGACCTAAATGGATATTCTGGTGGATTGGGTTATAATTTTGGAGGAAGCAGACTGGACCTATCCTATAGCTATGCCTCACAGGATACCAGAAAGTCACTTTATGAGACAGGGTTTCCTACCCCTGCCAACATCACCAATAAAAATTCTGTAATCAGTTTGGGGTATACCTTAAATTTCTAA
- a CDS encoding T9SS type B sorting domain-containing protein: MGSLYAQNSPDCRTAIPVCADAPIAGVADGGGIDDFDPDFVRYSGCLEKGSNTSENIENNTSWYVFRAGKDGQIGFNIKALPVTGGPNIVTAEWDFAVYGPDVDCLAIGAGIIDPIRCNFETNDTPYTGIGINPENGEVGAPFVKQSRNTYDEWLEVQEGEIYYILINNWNTNFDDEAESFELTFTGSSVDADQNNALDCTLRDEFLGLDITVCEGDPPIVLSARNSPAGTDIANITWSVDYEDDGIIDNPNLASGPTEFEYTVTSPNAGRYFVEITTVSGTPPTVEDDILITFFKNPRWYFQEVISRDDLSDNNIVEIVMANPDGDYEFAINGGEFQDDPIFANVAPGENTVIINDKYGCGTTESIPFLVVGYPKFFTPNGDGIHDHWNVLGISTLINPVVSIFDRYGKLLKQLDETSIGWDGTFNGKPMPSSDYWFRMDYFKDASGIIVARSVRTHFTLKR; this comes from the coding sequence ATGGGCAGTTTATATGCGCAAAACTCACCCGATTGTAGGACTGCCATCCCCGTTTGTGCGGATGCTCCTATAGCTGGGGTAGCAGATGGTGGTGGAATCGATGATTTTGACCCGGATTTTGTTAGGTATTCGGGATGCTTGGAGAAAGGAAGTAATACCTCAGAAAACATAGAGAACAATACTTCTTGGTATGTGTTTCGGGCAGGTAAGGACGGACAGATAGGTTTTAATATAAAGGCTTTGCCAGTAACGGGTGGACCCAATATTGTTACCGCGGAATGGGATTTTGCCGTTTATGGTCCAGATGTAGATTGCTTGGCTATAGGAGCTGGCATTATAGACCCTATCCGTTGCAATTTTGAAACTAATGACACTCCGTATACTGGAATTGGGATCAATCCCGAAAATGGGGAAGTGGGTGCGCCCTTTGTAAAACAAAGTCGAAATACTTATGACGAGTGGCTAGAGGTGCAGGAAGGGGAAATCTATTATATCTTGATCAATAATTGGAATACCAATTTTGATGACGAAGCGGAATCTTTTGAACTGACTTTTACCGGTAGTTCCGTGGATGCCGACCAGAACAATGCGCTGGATTGTACCCTTAGGGACGAGTTTTTGGGATTGGATATCACAGTCTGTGAAGGTGATCCACCTATTGTCTTGTCTGCGCGAAATTCACCAGCTGGAACTGATATTGCCAATATTACCTGGTCTGTTGATTATGAAGATGATGGTATTATAGATAATCCTAATCTTGCTTCAGGACCTACGGAATTTGAGTATACGGTAACTAGTCCCAATGCTGGGCGCTATTTTGTGGAGATAACAACTGTTTCAGGAACTCCGCCAACAGTGGAAGATGATATTTTGATCACCTTTTTTAAAAACCCGAGGTGGTATTTTCAGGAAGTAATCTCTCGGGATGATCTTTCCGATAATAATATTGTGGAAATTGTAATGGCTAACCCTGATGGGGATTATGAATTCGCCATAAATGGAGGTGAATTCCAAGACGACCCCATCTTTGCCAATGTGGCTCCAGGGGAAAATACCGTTATAATAAACGATAAATACGGTTGTGGTACAACCGAGTCTATTCCATTTCTAGTGGTGGGCTATCCCAAATTCTTTACTCCAAACGGCGATGGGATTCATGACCATTGGAACGTTCTTGGGATATCGACCCTGATTAACCCTGTAGTGTCTATTTTTGATCGATATGGGAAACTATTGAAGCAACTAGATGAGACTAGCATAGGATGGGACGGCACCTTTAACGGTAAACCTATGCCTTCTTCCGACTATTGGTTTAGAATGGATTATTTTAAGGATGCCAGTGGAATTATAGTAGCGAGGTCCGTTCGAACGCACTTTACCTTAAAAAGATAG